Within the Paramormyrops kingsleyae isolate MSU_618 chromosome 2, PKINGS_0.4, whole genome shotgun sequence genome, the region tttttaaatGACCTGTTTATGTGTTTTGATCACCTATCTGTCCTGCCGCCAATGAGCGGCGGGTGAACCTACCAAATAAACAGCGAGAGAGCCAGCACACAGTGTCATGGGCAAAATGAAGAAAGTCTACTTGACTTCATAAGTGAACAGAGTCATAATTCATGTTGCTCGTTTGTTTGGAAGCCAAGTGTGCGGTCGTTACGACTGTCGCTAAGGAAGTGAGGGCCACTTTCTCAAGCACTGTCAGAACAAACCAGCTGTTCACAGAGGCCACGCAGCAATCCGCTGTGATGTCCCAACACCGGCATACTAAACGCCTGTCTCTAAATCACACACGCAATTATGAATAATACAGCAAGGGGCGCCTTGGTTAAGGACTTAAAGTTGATCCCTTGAAGTTGCCATCTTCACATCCTGGGAGACATCCCACTGTTGGACTTTCGAATAAATTGTTTAGATTAAATTGCCCTGGAGACTACATATTGCATTTTGCTGCAAATTAAGTAATAAGGTATTATTTTATACCTCGGCCGACGTGGCCGACGACAGAACGAGCTACTTTACCAAAATAGTTTCCGGAAAAGCATACAGCAGTATGATGGTGCGGAATGAAAGTTACTCAGCAAAACAACATGAGAtcacatttatgaaacaaatatAGGCGTTTTTGTAAAGATTCAGTATAGGTAAAGTCCATagtttgaaaaataattacACAACAATAACGAGATCATAGATGTATTTGGTCATTCAGTTGTGAATTCCATCTGCTGCCTTACCTAACTGAGTCTGATCCGCTTGGTTTCATTACAGATTAACTGGTGTTTCTACACAGGGTATGGCAGCATGTGAGCATGTGTGCCATCTTATGCTTCGGGCCCCCCTGCCACCCCAATCAGGATTAGCTAATGGAAGAtagatagaagatggatggatggaggcaCACCAACTGTACCTCTACGGTGACATCTAGTGGTCTGACAGGGATGTACACAGAGCTTATTTTTCCCAAAGGTCCAAATTTTATTGGTCGCACAAAgccatgtttggggggggggaaggggggattCCCTTTGGGAGATTTCTTTGACAGGAGGGGAGTCCCCCTCGGGAATTTTCTATGACCACCCCCCTCTGTAAATTTTGCCCACTGGGAGGGCATGAGTTTCAGTCCGGATGCAGACCAAAATCGGCCATTTGAAGACCCCAGCATCACACAAATGAGATACAGGTTTGGCCACAGCAGCAGAGATTTCCTGATGGCAGatagctggagggggggggggggggggggtgacacagGGGACAGtgccgcagacatgctgagggaCTCACATGGGGTCCAGAGTTTGGGCACGAGCTGCTATGGTTCGGCCAAGTAACATGGCAGTCATCAAGGGAGCTGGCAAGCAAGGGGGTCGCCATGGGAACCAGGGCACTGTGGTCCACTGAgaaaaacaatgacaaccttaacccctacccaaccctaaccttactataagtaaccaaacaaaacacaagacttttggcatttttcgttttttttttattgcagtcacagatttttataaaactgacttTTATAACTTTTATAAACTGACTTTCCCTTTGTATGGTCTGAAAAAATGGTcaccacaatgtcaaaataacatgtttttatcacattgcggggacaaaatccacacacacacatctcagATTAGAATATCTGTGAAGTTAATACCCCATAATTGTCATCAATGACCAAAATAAGCGAGGGGATGTTTAGAAACATCAACAAACCATTAGAATAAATCTTCAAGGGTgctttgattttaaaataagcaGAAGACCTTGGAAACATTTTAACTTACTACCGTGTAATAAAAcaccaccaccatgcttcacagcaaatataattttaatgaaatctCTCGACAACAAAACTTGATCCGTGTAAAACTGTGGCGAACGTTAAAAATATAGAGAACAGTCTTCTGATCATTTCCGTAACAAGACTTACAACAATGAAGGACTGGAGAAACATTTATTCAGTGTAAAAGTCAAATGTACACAAAGTGTAAAATGTCAGATAAAGTACGTTTATCGAAGTTGGCTGTAATATAGACATGTCGAACTGACCTCAGATAACCTGGTAAGAAGTAACGCCAGAGTGATGAAAACTCACTGCAGTTTTAGTTTGTTGTTCTTTTTGTATCGTTAAGTGTCACAGTTAAACAATATTACAGACCGTCCTTGTTTCACTAGAtgtaaatgtacttttttttaaGTGAAAAAATAAGTCTTCTGCTGCAGGCCTGCTGAGATGGAGTACAGGAACAGAGAGGAGATCAGAGTGGGACTGAAAGTGGGGTGGCACGGTGCTGTGTGTACCTGTCACTGGCgtggcccagagcagcggcccctgagcagcggccccagagcagcggcccctgagcagcggccccagagcagcggcccctgggcagcggcccctgAGCAgcggcccctgggcagcggcccctgagcagcggccccagagcagcggcccctgggcagcggccccagagcagcggcccctgggcagcggccccagAGCAGCGGCCCCAGAGCAGCGGCCGCTGAGCAGTGGCCCCAGAGCAGCGGCCCCAGAATGCTGTCTCCCTTCCAGAGGTAGGTGCCGCCCTTCTGCCAGTCAATGACTCCCATGACTCCTGACCCCCCATAAAACGAAAGGACAAACTCTCTTGTTGACATTTTCTGACCCCCCCAATCACCTTCCACATACCTCTATGAAAAACTGAGCTATAGCCAAGCCATACTGTGCACTGGTGGCTCTCGTTGTAAATTATGTGAGCTGCACCCGACCCACAGTGTGACCAAACCACCATTTGATTGGCCGAAATGCACGGAAATACCAGTGTCTTACATTAATATGCATGGATTattcaaaggaaaaaaaggCTATATTCTAagtatattattcattattagtagtttCGCGACTTGTGATGCATTCATGGTAACCTGGAACTTGCAAATTTCCAACCACCTGCTTAAAAAAttactatagaacagctgaacagaatggatttgtaatgcaaCTGAATGCTAAACCTGCTAACATTTGATGCTAACATGATACGACGATTCTCACAGACTTGCTAGCAaaaattagcacacagtaaatcatAATGTATAGAGTATAATAGTGGAAAAGCACTAGTAGTGACACCTGGTGGGTTAGTGATGGTTTAGAAgcttcaggggcccttgggagCCAGTAGAATATCCAGAGCTTATGGCATTGCCTAATATAGCCTGATTAGCTCATTCTGCTGTGACAAAAGTTTCAATCTGTAACCCGTAAATCTGCATCACTGGTTATAGTCAGGGGACTTTTGTTAAGCAAATAAAATGTGTGATTTAACATAGCACACATGATTCAGCCGGACTGGCATTTAAAGGGTTGCTCCTACCGGTTCAGGGTGGCTGGCCGGCAGGGAATGTGACTGGCAACACGGGGCTCTGCCCAAACGGAAAAACAAATATGAAAGAGGTGTTTGGTattggtgcggggggggggcgttatcTAGGGGCCGCATCACATAAACAGGACCCTCTTCTGAGGCATAGTGCCTTCCCCAGAACCACCCtccatgcccccaccccccaccctgataATCTGCACACAAGAGCTGCATTCTTTCACACGATGGGACATCCTGATAACGGCTTTCCATTTCCCTCCCTGCCGCGAGGCCTCTGCTCCTGGGAAGGGAAACCTGCTCTCTATTTATGCCACTTCAAAATGCTTAAAGACGTGTCCAgagagcgccccctgtctgcaCCTTGGTGTCTGGCATGTAATCAGGCGCTAGGACGTCTCGTGAGGAGGCCCCTCGCTGCCTCCTCTGCCTCAAGTTGCGGAGGACCTCTGGCTTTTTCTCTAAAAGCATGTCGCCCCCCCGTGCATCCACTGCCTCGTCCGAGTCCAGCTCGCCATCTGTGCTCGGACCGTCTCCGGCCTCTGGCTTTCCAGGGGCCTGGAAATGGACTCTCTTGGCTCCAGTTTTTGATTTCATCCAGTCCTGCAGCAATTAAATAATTTACCTAATTAATAATCAACTATGCAAAGAGATAAATAACTCCCACACTCAGCATTTCCTGGCTTCCCAGGTCGTCTCTCTCACCATAGGGTCAGCAAACCGGGGTGGAAAACTGCAGGAGATCTGCATTACTGTCACGTGGGGAGATTTTGCCCTAAAATCCAGTAGtgaaaatgttacaaaaaatATGCACATCAGAAGCTACCAACCCACTGATTATCACCTCATGCTGAAATGCTGAAATTTCTGCGTGATTTAGAACATCTGACAAActatataatatacataacaTTTCATGTATACTACACTGAAAGCTACTATAATACACTGATTACTAAGGTAGGTAAGGAGCTTGCACTGATTTCAAtgtgttgccacacccaccacacgacaaaccacctcagggatgggaacctgagtgcagccatgtggcgggtgatacctcagcaccacactagtccgaaatgttttttttccagtagctgatgtgccaatcctgccaccaacccccaagttattcccAGTAAGTTGGAGGAcgtccttatagggctggatgtagattaacgtcatataCAGGAATGAGcaactgcaggttaagggccttgttcaagggcccaacggagtagaatcactcttggcattcacaggatttgaaccagcaaccttccagttgcggGTACAGATCCCTAGTCTCAGAGCTACCACTCCGTCCCACTGATTAATATACTACACTGAATACTTTAACACTACATAGAAAGGTACTATACTACAATGAATACTACAGTAGACTGAATACTACTATATTACACTGAAAGCTACTGTAACCCTTCCttattcttatgttcttattctcAGATCTGCAGTAGCAAAACTACATTTTCATACCATCTTCATATCTCCAGCCAGCACATGCAATGGCTGGAAACACAGTTTGCAAGAGAAACCATCACTCAGTAGAGTAAGAAAACGGGCGAGTGGCCTACAGGTGGCCTACACACGAGCTCCACTGCAGGGGCTTGTGGGTgatgtgctgggagctggggaCCCAGATCATTACAGGGGCCGGGCAGGGCTCCAGGGGCTGGATGTAGGCCTGGCTCAGCTGCGGGGGGAACAGGTGCCAGGGGCGAGAACAACAGGAAAGAAAGCAGGCAGAGGAAGATTCACAGCTACTCAGGCAGACACTTAATCATCAGGCTGCCCCATCGTTCCTGGCAATAGACGGCACAATATCCAAAAGTCTTGGCTGATCAGCTGGCTTCTGTTGCTGATCGATAAGGTTTTATTTCCTTTAAGCCTCTGTCTAGCTGATTAGGCCCAGAGTTAATATCAAAGCCACGGCCAGGATGGTGTGGGCATTCACAGAGCGGTCAAAGGGGCGGGAACCTTTATGGTCTTGCTGTCCTTGCTGCTGGCGGGGCGCACAGCAGGAGGCGAAGAGACAAGCTTCGGGAAATGGACGTTGGCCAAGCCGCAGGGGACCGGCTGCAGAATAGCGCTGAAAGAAACGGTAAACACTGTCACTCTGCAGCTGCCGGCATAGACGACTCACACATCCCTAAACAAGCAGAAGCATT harbors:
- the LOC111858766 gene encoding uncharacterized protein; its protein translation is MANENPLCMDHRPSKLLDEPHCLWALCQHLCCWETVQRMARGNLRYANIRTSTRTQVSREDELPALNVVNVSEWSELDMVPAGKVTQKRFISEKVSTKIQHPCTSLDSAILQPVPCGLANVHFPKLVSSPPAVRPASSKDSKTIKLSQAYIQPLEPCPAPVMIWVPSSQHITHKPLQWSSCVGHLAKSPHVTVMQISCSFPPRFADPMDWMKSKTGAKRVHFQAPGKPEAGDGPSTDGELDSDEAVDARGGDMLLEKKPEVLRNLRQRRQRGASSRDVLAPDYMPDTKVQTGGALWTRL